Genomic segment of Staphylococcus muscae:
TGTATTATCTGCTTAAGTTTTAATCGTACGATAGGTATTGCAATGGTATTGTTATTTTTATTAGGTATGTTTATTTCATTATTCAATGTGCCGTTTACGACAATTTTAAAGAAATACGTTCCCAATTCATATTTAGGTAGAGTGAGAGGCGGGATGATTGCTTTATCAACAAGCTTATCGAGTATTGGTTATGCATTTTCAGGGGTTATTTCAGACAAAGTAGGTATTGTACAAGCAATATTGATTTATGGCATGTTGGGTCTGATCATTATCTTAGGTATGGCAATTCTCAAACCATTTAAATATACATCGATTGATAAATAAATGGTGATGCTGTAAAATATTTTTACCTATTAAAAACAGATAATTCAGACAAAAGAATATGTTACACGTTTGATAGAGAAAAGGATGTGTTATGAGTGATTAGACCATGTACATTAGAAGATTTGAAAGTATTGCAGGCGATTTCTTGCCAGGCATTTGACGAAACATTCGGGCCTTACAATAAAAAAGAACATATGGATCAACATTTAGCTACTGCGTATACAGATGAGAAATTAACAAAGGAACTTCAGAATCCCAATTCTTATTTTTATTTTATTTATGCAAAAAATGAACTTGCGGGATATTTGAAGTTGAATGCATTTGATGCGCAAACGGAACCTTTTGATGAACAACATTTTGAAATTGAACGCATCTACTTGTTGAGCCAATTTCAAAAACAAGGTCTTGGAGCACAGTTATATAACAAAGCATTAGAAGTTGCCAAGTCGCTCAATTGTAAATATATTTGGCTCGGTGTATGGGAGAAAAATGAGAATGCGATTGCATTTTATCAAAAAAATGGATTTGAAAAAGTGGGAGCACATACATTTTATATGGGCGATGATCCACAAACGGATTAT
This window contains:
- a CDS encoding GNAT family N-acetyltransferase; the protein is MIRPCTLEDLKVLQAISCQAFDETFGPYNKKEHMDQHLATAYTDEKLTKELQNPNSYFYFIYAKNELAGYLKLNAFDAQTEPFDEQHFEIERIYLLSQFQKQGLGAQLYNKALEVAKSLNCKYIWLGVWEKNENAIAFYQKNGFEKVGAHTFYMGDDPQTDYIMKTAL